A genomic segment from Thamnophis elegans isolate rThaEle1 chromosome 3, rThaEle1.pri, whole genome shotgun sequence encodes:
- the RFK gene encoding riboflavin kinase isoform X1: protein MKNLPYFCRGEVVRGFGRGSKELGIRTANFSEEVVDSFPSDISTGIYYGWGCVGTGDVHKVVLSIGWNPYYKNVKKSVETHVIHPFKEDFYGEVLSIIIVGYIRPEQNFDSLDALIAAIQHDIDEAKNLLDLPEHQKFKDDNFFHRANVNSMTNGH, encoded by the exons ATGAAGAACTTGCCGTACTTCTGTCGCGGAGAGGTGGTGCGAGGCTTCGGGCGGGGCTCCAAGGAGCTGGGCATCCGCACAG ctAACTTTTCCGAAGAAGTGGTTGATAGTTTCCCATCTGATATCTCTACTGGCATATACTATGGATGGGGTTGTGTTGGAACTGGAGATGTGCATAAAGTGGTCTTGAGTATAGGCTGGAATCCATACTACAAGAATGTTAAGAAATCAGTG gaaacacACGTCATTCATCCCTTCAAGGAAGACTTTTATGGGGAAGTCCTCAGCATAATCATTGTTGGTTATATAAGACCAGAACAGAACTTTGATTCTTTAG ATGCACTTATAGCTGCTATTCAACATGACATTGATGAAGCTAAAAATCTACTTGATTTGCCAGAACACCAGAAGTTTAAAGATGACAACTTCTTTCACAGAGCAAATGTCAACAGTATGACTAATGGTCATTAA
- the RFK gene encoding riboflavin kinase isoform X2 yields the protein MERANFSEEVVDSFPSDISTGIYYGWGCVGTGDVHKVVLSIGWNPYYKNVKKSVETHVIHPFKEDFYGEVLSIIIVGYIRPEQNFDSLDALIAAIQHDIDEAKNLLDLPEHQKFKDDNFFHRANVNSMTNGH from the exons ATGGAAAGAG ctAACTTTTCCGAAGAAGTGGTTGATAGTTTCCCATCTGATATCTCTACTGGCATATACTATGGATGGGGTTGTGTTGGAACTGGAGATGTGCATAAAGTGGTCTTGAGTATAGGCTGGAATCCATACTACAAGAATGTTAAGAAATCAGTG gaaacacACGTCATTCATCCCTTCAAGGAAGACTTTTATGGGGAAGTCCTCAGCATAATCATTGTTGGTTATATAAGACCAGAACAGAACTTTGATTCTTTAG ATGCACTTATAGCTGCTATTCAACATGACATTGATGAAGCTAAAAATCTACTTGATTTGCCAGAACACCAGAAGTTTAAAGATGACAACTTCTTTCACAGAGCAAATGTCAACAGTATGACTAATGGTCATTAA